One genomic region from Pigmentibacter ruber encodes:
- a CDS encoding DUF262 domain-containing protein — MHSTSLHFQELIKKIKSNHFCIPEFQRPFVWKDFETRRLIDSIARNYPIGSLLILEVGKEKDKQFASRAIEACVLKDDEQDIDDSVESNDDVLPQIENGSYYVLDGQQRLTSIARVFSNGYEKKVYFFDLKKMFEVFFDQNDSFEYDWIYSVNRTKEFSQIRKDDNRSIRADVALEPINCSKYLSEYFEDSVDFIDYTKEQKRNIIGKLSVVFETIRNFSVPFICLKSDTHLETICRVFETINSTGVKLSTFDLAVARYHPKLKIRKMFENSKLEDSNLRNYEVEGESILKVLALCSLREKNRDKIPEVTRSVLLSLNENFILENWDLSIKCFSDAIRMTKSWGIEEAHRSFLIPISATLLSFNKKNINEELFKNWYFYSALIKDNIKSNNYRLGTDYKFLCDSVQKLIEGQILSKVFQYKISITATDLVDSTSNSILFKTVIYLLKHDYIKNDFFDDSSILGNIDVDYTLLNIFPNAKKHKFDNRKIDSLANKLIVNIKSYKEYNNSLPEIYLQDYIKKYRDKSRIDKKIKINDLPINVYDSLSFNLLKKENYEKFLLNRANKIIERLKILFNDIWEK; from the coding sequence ATGCATTCAACAAGCTTACATTTTCAGGAATTAATCAAAAAAATCAAATCAAATCATTTTTGTATACCAGAGTTTCAGCGCCCATTTGTCTGGAAAGATTTTGAAACAAGGAGACTAATTGATTCAATTGCCCGTAATTATCCAATAGGATCTTTACTTATTTTAGAAGTAGGCAAAGAAAAAGATAAGCAGTTCGCTTCAAGAGCAATAGAAGCATGTGTTTTAAAAGATGATGAACAAGATATAGATGATTCTGTTGAATCTAACGATGATGTTTTGCCTCAAATTGAGAATGGCTCATATTATGTTTTAGATGGTCAACAGCGATTAACTTCTATAGCTCGGGTATTTTCAAATGGATATGAGAAGAAAGTTTATTTTTTTGATTTAAAAAAAATGTTTGAAGTTTTTTTCGATCAAAATGATAGTTTTGAATATGATTGGATATATTCAGTAAATAGAACAAAAGAGTTCTCTCAAATTCGGAAAGATGATAATCGTTCAATAAGAGCAGATGTTGCCCTAGAGCCAATAAACTGTAGTAAATATCTTTCTGAGTACTTTGAAGATTCAGTTGATTTCATAGACTATACTAAAGAGCAAAAACGCAATATAATAGGTAAACTCTCAGTGGTTTTTGAAACTATACGAAATTTTTCAGTGCCATTTATATGTTTAAAGAGTGATACTCATTTGGAAACAATTTGTAGAGTATTTGAAACCATAAATTCAACAGGTGTGAAACTTTCAACTTTTGATCTTGCAGTAGCAAGATATCATCCAAAATTAAAAATTAGAAAAATGTTTGAAAATTCAAAACTTGAAGATTCAAATTTAAGAAATTATGAAGTTGAAGGTGAAAGTATTTTAAAAGTTCTAGCTCTATGTAGTTTGAGAGAAAAAAATAGAGATAAAATTCCAGAAGTAACAAGATCTGTTTTATTGTCACTAAATGAGAACTTTATTCTAGAAAATTGGGATTTATCAATAAAATGTTTTTCAGATGCAATTAGAATGACTAAAAGCTGGGGTATAGAAGAAGCTCATAGATCGTTTTTAATTCCAATATCTGCAACTTTACTTTCATTTAATAAAAAAAATATTAATGAAGAATTATTTAAAAATTGGTACTTTTATAGTGCATTAATTAAAGATAATATAAAATCAAATAACTACAGATTGGGGACAGACTATAAATTTTTATGCGACTCTGTACAAAAATTAATTGAAGGCCAAATTCTTAGTAAAGTTTTCCAATATAAAATTTCTATTACTGCTACTGATTTGGTTGATTCTACGTCAAATAGTATTCTATTTAAAACTGTTATATATTTGCTAAAACATGATTATATTAAAAACGATTTTTTTGATGATTCATCTATATTGGGAAATATTGATGTAGATTATACCTTATTAAATATATTTCCTAATGCTAAAAAACATAAATTTGATAATAGAAAAATAGATTCGCTTGCAAATAAATTAATAGTTAATATAAAGAGTTATAAAGAGTATAATAATTCTCTTCCTGAAATATATTTACAAGATTATATAAAAAAGTATAGAGATAAAAGTAGGATTGATAAAAAAATAAAAATAAATGATTTGCCAATTAATGTTTACGATAGTTTGTCATTTAATTTACTAAAAAAAGAAAATTATGAAAAATTTCTTTTAAATAGGGCGAATAAAATAATTGAACGTTTGAAAATTCTTTTTAATGATATTTGGGAAAAATAG
- a CDS encoding phosphodiester glycosidase family protein, with translation MRRGKLFLIIIMIILFLADSCKKDSDSKSENKHNSNNNTPEKIKPVESTIWKLHFNDNEAHIDYSNNIIISNIKIPDSKEIKIKFLNNDENSSFSINNQVIHNYQNIFNIVKKKKAILKKTNKDGTIEEYNLYFSSLPVLNIKTDNIDNFPNINKVYAKIDSLNSELYINVTDNLSNLQKKSFAIYTNNDFTDYISSKYNIISKENIYYLLANNDDPSLIRDRVSQNIFYEKLGNNLKSKKIKGKHIDLFINNEYLGIYYISNIVNTSVLNTDNLFDTLELNWQKKGNDNYLYSVINNQSDILINPFDFKFSKTPTFESEKLSIDLSKCDYNLEKTFEPNYANSFLTTILAIKGSNNITNNSFVALSKGNVSDFVNSNYNNDNKLFYILWDADQSFGSYQRKINYNRFDVVFDHFDYIKNRGSLVTCYLHNVNNFKINFVHKWIKENNSLPGFIKSSLINNFKYLENNMAYEREFIRWKNNKFINLDRPFDSKDLDLMLNWVDKRIKFLEEDFLKIPTTTYNKYKIKKLNGDPVVIHRTQFNFNHFKLIPIIAKDRMETHDDATKRTNALVVATGGFFKYYYKNQFIHDKVYSYFVQGPDGCHASGKYPTTNFKANPTGVFKEKNKYHSISKILFPAIGWNDNGEYVIGNLSIVNKFNFRSLGKIFDINHLNEPLEKDSFDINLFNSSFDNSTNTPSGTFEITINSDSNSIESISTSGNSNIPENGYVISFGTKVDLEELKLSELKIGEVVDINYIYNENIMTSNTTKSFEQMDYIRSTNQILVLNNNIDQDVLNFFKGTNTKRAHLKGSHPRAALCIKNNNWNLYVIDGRQPNISKGMTMYELAHYLKDEGCNHAINFDGGASAAITFRGFKMNINSGMRGKCTNISRPIADFMTIQRK, from the coding sequence ATGAGAAGAGGAAAATTATTTTTAATAATTATAATGATTATATTATTTTTAGCAGATTCATGTAAAAAAGATAGTGACAGTAAAAGTGAAAACAAACATAATAGCAATAATAATACACCTGAAAAAATTAAGCCTGTAGAGTCTACTATTTGGAAATTACATTTTAATGATAATGAAGCTCATATTGACTATTCTAATAATATTATAATTTCAAATATCAAAATTCCCGATTCTAAAGAAATTAAAATTAAATTTTTAAATAACGATGAAAACAGCTCATTTTCTATAAACAATCAAGTAATACATAATTATCAAAATATTTTTAACATAGTTAAAAAGAAAAAAGCGATATTAAAAAAAACAAATAAAGATGGTACAATTGAAGAATACAATTTATATTTCTCATCATTACCTGTCTTAAATATAAAAACAGATAATATTGATAATTTTCCAAACATAAATAAAGTCTATGCAAAAATAGACTCTTTAAATTCTGAATTATATATAAATGTAACAGATAATTTATCAAATCTTCAAAAAAAATCTTTTGCAATTTATACAAATAATGATTTTACTGATTACATTTCTTCTAAATACAATATTATTTCTAAGGAAAATATTTATTACTTACTAGCAAACAATGACGATCCTTCATTAATAAGAGATAGAGTAAGTCAAAATATTTTTTATGAAAAACTGGGAAATAATTTAAAAAGTAAAAAAATTAAAGGAAAACACATTGATCTTTTTATCAACAATGAATATTTGGGTATTTACTACATCTCAAATATTGTAAATACAAGCGTTCTAAATACAGATAATTTATTTGACACATTAGAGCTAAATTGGCAAAAAAAAGGAAACGATAATTATCTTTATTCAGTTATAAATAATCAATCTGATATCCTTATAAATCCTTTTGATTTTAAATTTAGCAAAACTCCAACATTTGAAAGTGAAAAACTTAGTATAGACTTATCAAAATGTGATTATAATCTTGAAAAAACATTTGAACCTAACTATGCAAATAGTTTTTTAACAACTATACTTGCAATTAAGGGAAGTAATAACATTACAAATAATAGTTTTGTTGCTTTAAGTAAAGGAAATGTATCTGATTTTGTTAATTCTAATTACAATAATGATAATAAACTATTTTATATATTATGGGATGCTGACCAATCTTTTGGATCATATCAAAGAAAAATTAATTATAATCGATTTGACGTTGTTTTCGATCATTTTGACTATATAAAAAATCGTGGTTCTCTAGTTACTTGTTACTTACATAATGTAAATAATTTTAAAATTAATTTTGTCCATAAATGGATTAAAGAAAATAACAGTCTACCAGGATTTATTAAAAGTTCTCTTATTAATAACTTTAAGTATCTAGAAAATAACATGGCATATGAAAGAGAATTTATACGCTGGAAAAATAATAAATTTATTAATCTAGATAGACCATTTGATTCAAAGGATTTAGATTTGATGCTCAATTGGGTTGATAAAAGAATTAAGTTCTTGGAAGAAGATTTTCTTAAAATTCCTACAACCACTTACAATAAATATAAAATTAAGAAATTAAATGGAGATCCAGTTGTAATTCATAGAACTCAATTCAATTTTAATCATTTTAAATTAATACCAATTATTGCTAAAGATAGAATGGAAACTCACGATGATGCTACTAAAAGAACAAATGCATTAGTTGTAGCAACAGGTGGATTTTTTAAATATTACTATAAAAATCAATTTATTCATGACAAAGTTTATTCTTATTTTGTTCAAGGGCCTGATGGATGTCATGCCTCTGGTAAATATCCTACTACTAATTTTAAAGCTAATCCTACAGGAGTCTTTAAAGAAAAAAACAAATACCATTCTATATCTAAAATACTTTTTCCTGCTATTGGTTGGAATGATAATGGTGAATATGTGATAGGCAACCTTTCTATAGTTAATAAATTTAATTTCCGATCATTAGGAAAAATATTTGATATTAATCATTTGAATGAACCATTAGAAAAAGACTCATTTGATATTAATCTCTTTAACAGTAGCTTTGATAATAGTACTAATACGCCTTCAGGAACTTTTGAAATTACAATTAATTCAGATTCTAATTCTATTGAATCAATTTCAACTTCAGGAAATTCAAACATTCCAGAAAATGGTTACGTTATTTCTTTTGGAACAAAAGTAGACCTAGAAGAACTCAAGTTAAGTGAACTTAAAATTGGAGAAGTTGTTGATATCAATTATATTTATAATGAAAATATTATGACATCAAATACAACAAAATCTTTTGAACAAATGGATTACATTAGAAGTACAAATCAAATTTTAGTATTGAATAATAATATTGATCAAGATGTTCTTAATTTTTTCAAAGGAACTAATACTAAAAGAGCTCACTTAAAAGGATCTCATCCAAGAGCTGCTCTATGTATAAAAAATAACAATTGGAATTTATATGTCATTGATGGTCGCCAACCCAATATCTCTAAAGGAATGACTATGTATGAATTGGCTCATTATCTTAAAGATGAAGGATGCAATCATGCAATTAATTTTGATGGCGGAGCATCTGCCGCAATAACTTTTAGAGGATTTAAAATGAATATAAATTCTGGCATGAGAGGAAAATGTACTAATATTTCAAGACCCATAGCTGACTTTATGACTATTCAGCGGAAGTAA
- a CDS encoding PolC-type DNA polymerase III family protein — protein MKIVIKIVSCIIFLFFKMNTYSLNGYFYIKDSNDNFAIGLNSTEKSPFHIYNIKKNVVRIKPDINLYLSANDSKIEIISKNNASYSENFVLNPKNSKQTSIKTIHNTFLNINNTTINYKINQTNDEINLTLESYNPCDEKNLYYLRSLDGKFLTNTIDIEGNEFELSKNNNYVKICLNYKQKNIASMKINNLFLSANKDDNKFKSVRNDKNNEFFEIIKVKENIFNIKSFHNTFLNFEKQPDNRYYLRQTNVKQNFYLIPVNKFCNPDNLYFIKNTKNEFLQNNYDKNVNGLIFSKENKKANICINKKDNLLSNIKINNLFLSATQGSNLIELKNKNSLTESFILSKQKNNKFTIKTSNNTFFSSENLSENKSVLKQSNNENESFLVIPIYKNFNIENRKCYYIRNKDNIFLSANMQNIITTDKKNPSSIFCIDKRNHENELESIAENELYIYNLINKKYLEITASRHLNLVDNKNKDSKFIFKPVNIGSFLLKNINNNSLVINNNIQIINEDEFNNENDGLYFEEVNPINVDTKRNKDLHEYKSNFLALKNFSTFSKSKSKITNVPLNEFNTGSMCPAPRLAQYHYPDGGIDVYCLKISSDFRDNIPQYIKNDLIRNNIHQLDIYFLAQSKYLSLSGGNLTESLNVLRTHNWIFKNIPKTYKGSIYKQNTLMTVYSNNYLESNNINIGNLEPKGIQSNYLKPYIVYLHDNKISPDNVHLNFSDTRNLSLFFYSLVIDPVNEQRAVVTLHWLLEPNELVLMREQNELLELDIANISINSIFQTIENTNAIDNNISNSLKELIAN, from the coding sequence ATGAAAATTGTGATAAAAATAGTTAGTTGCATAATATTTTTATTCTTTAAAATGAATACATATAGCTTAAATGGTTATTTTTATATAAAAGATAGTAATGATAATTTTGCAATAGGTCTCAATTCAACTGAAAAGTCACCTTTTCACATCTATAACATTAAGAAAAATGTCGTAAGAATAAAACCTGATATTAATCTTTATCTTTCTGCTAATGATAGTAAAATTGAAATTATTTCTAAAAACAATGCTAGTTATAGTGAAAATTTTGTATTAAATCCTAAAAATTCAAAACAAACCTCAATTAAAACAATTCATAATACTTTTTTAAATATTAATAATACGACCATAAACTATAAAATAAATCAAACAAATGATGAAATAAATTTAACACTTGAAAGCTACAATCCTTGCGATGAAAAAAATTTATATTATTTAAGAAGCTTAGATGGAAAATTTCTTACTAATACAATTGATATTGAAGGTAATGAATTCGAATTATCAAAAAATAATAATTATGTAAAAATTTGTTTAAATTATAAACAAAAAAATATAGCTTCTATGAAAATTAATAATTTATTTTTATCGGCAAATAAAGATGACAATAAATTTAAGTCAGTAAGAAATGATAAAAACAATGAATTTTTTGAAATTATAAAGGTAAAAGAAAATATATTCAATATCAAGTCGTTTCATAATACGTTTTTAAATTTCGAAAAACAACCTGATAACCGTTATTATTTAAGACAAACAAATGTTAAACAGAACTTTTATTTAATACCTGTTAATAAATTTTGTAATCCTGATAACTTATATTTTATTAAAAACACTAAAAATGAATTTTTGCAAAATAATTATGATAAAAACGTAAATGGACTAATTTTTTCAAAAGAAAATAAAAAGGCAAATATTTGTATAAACAAAAAAGATAATTTGTTGTCTAATATTAAAATAAATAATTTATTTTTATCTGCAACTCAAGGAAGTAATTTAATAGAACTAAAAAATAAAAATTCATTAACTGAATCATTTATTTTATCAAAACAAAAAAATAATAAATTTACAATTAAAACATCAAATAATACTTTTTTTAGTTCTGAAAACTTATCAGAAAATAAAAGTGTATTAAAACAATCAAATAATGAAAACGAAAGCTTTTTAGTTATACCTATATACAAAAATTTTAATATTGAAAACAGAAAATGTTACTACATTAGAAATAAAGATAATATATTCTTATCTGCAAATATGCAAAACATTATTACTACTGATAAAAAAAATCCATCTTCCATATTTTGCATAGACAAAAGGAATCATGAAAATGAATTAGAGAGTATTGCAGAAAATGAATTATATATTTATAATTTAATTAACAAAAAATATCTAGAAATAACCGCCAGCAGACACCTTAATTTAGTTGATAATAAAAATAAAGATTCTAAATTTATTTTTAAACCAGTCAATATTGGATCTTTTTTACTAAAAAATATTAATAATAATTCACTAGTAATTAATAATAATATTCAAATAATTAATGAAGATGAATTTAATAATGAAAATGATGGACTTTATTTTGAGGAAGTGAATCCAATAAATGTTGATACCAAAAGAAACAAAGATTTGCATGAATACAAGTCAAATTTTTTGGCTCTAAAAAATTTCTCAACTTTTTCAAAATCAAAAAGTAAAATAACAAATGTTCCTCTTAATGAGTTCAACACAGGTTCAATGTGCCCTGCTCCAAGACTAGCTCAATATCATTATCCTGATGGTGGTATTGATGTTTATTGCTTAAAAATATCTTCTGATTTTAGAGACAATATCCCCCAATATATTAAAAACGATCTTATTAGAAATAATATCCATCAATTAGATATCTATTTTCTAGCCCAAAGTAAATATCTTTCACTTAGTGGGGGAAATTTAACGGAATCCTTAAATGTATTAAGAACTCATAACTGGATTTTTAAAAATATTCCTAAAACTTATAAGGGAAGTATTTATAAACAAAATACTTTAATGACTGTTTACTCAAACAACTATTTAGAAAGCAATAACATAAATATTGGAAATTTAGAACCTAAAGGAATCCAAAGTAATTATTTAAAACCTTATATTGTTTATCTTCATGACAATAAAATATCTCCTGATAATGTTCATTTAAATTTCTCTGATACAAGAAATTTAAGTTTATTTTTTTACTCATTAGTTATAGATCCAGTAAATGAACAAAGGGCTGTAGTTACACTACATTGGCTTCTAGAACCAAATGAATTAGTATTAATGAGAGAGCAAAATGAATTATTAGAATTAGATATTGCCAACATTTCTATTAATTCAATTTTTCAAACAATTGAAAACACTAATGCGATAGACAATAATATCTCAAATAGCCTTAAAGAATTAATAGCAAATTAA
- a CDS encoding phosphodiester glycosidase family protein produces MKKNTLLLILIFSLQIFAISCKNKDNFNNAINAKPSKTELGKVYFNNKEAHIDNLNNIIIANNDLKNEKELKIKFSEKDENNSFTIDNQSIHNNQDILSLVKKKKVILKKINSSGSVDEYNLYFSQLPVLSISADKIDNFPNINRAKINLDNLDTEIYINTRGKASLNFLKKSFAIYTNNDFTNYLSKIYKIKSKENIYSLYASDPDPSLIRDQVSQEIFYEKLGHNLKTQKVDGKHIDLFINNKYWGVYYISTIINTSVLKDDKLSDLLEQTWQKKGFDNLLYTVANDQSKILKDPSNFKFSKDPTTESEKLSIDLSKCDNILEKTFEPNYANSFLTTILAIKGSDNIVNNSFVAFNKGNINDFVNSNYTNGNVLHYLLWDADQSFGTYQKKINYNRYNVVFDHIDYVKDRGSLITCYLQDVNGFKNKYIHKWLDENNILPGFIKSSLEKNFKYLEQNMAYDREFIRWKTNKSVSSSKPFDENDLNLMLNWVDNRFKYLEEDFLKIPSSAYNKYQIKKINGDPVVIHRTQFNFNHFKLVPIIAKNRMETHEEASKRTNAIAIATGGFFEYYYKNQFIHDRASSYIINGPEGCDATGKYPTIDYKANPIGVFKEKNKYHSTSDEFLPALGWNDQGEYVIGDLSIAVTVTFPIAGKTLNIKYLNIPLSDNSSYINLFNNSFGKNTNTPAGTFEVTINSVTNLIESISSTGNAIIPNNGYVISFGTNSNLAGLNLATLKVGDHININYNYTESILATNTTKSFQNMDYIRSKNQNLVINGKVVQDVEDAYKRTQLIPHQAINSKWMTKRDKLLWLDPNFFPGSHPRSALCIRNDTWNLYVVDGRQPGISEGMTIHELAHHLKDEGCDQVINFDGGSSATINFRGFKMNINSGGQGKCTNISRPVADFMIIQRK; encoded by the coding sequence ATGAAAAAAAATACTCTACTTTTAATACTAATATTCTCTCTTCAAATTTTTGCCATTTCTTGCAAAAATAAAGACAATTTCAATAATGCTATTAATGCTAAACCTTCTAAGACAGAACTTGGTAAAGTTTACTTCAATAACAAAGAAGCTCATATTGATAATTTAAATAACATTATAATTGCTAATAATGATTTAAAAAATGAAAAAGAGCTTAAAATTAAATTTTCTGAAAAAGATGAAAACAATTCATTCACTATAGACAACCAATCTATTCACAACAATCAAGATATTTTAAGCCTTGTCAAAAAGAAAAAAGTAATTCTAAAAAAGATAAATTCAAGCGGCTCAGTTGATGAGTATAATTTGTATTTTTCTCAACTACCTGTTCTTAGTATCAGTGCAGATAAAATTGACAACTTTCCAAATATAAACAGAGCGAAAATCAATTTAGACAATTTAGATACTGAAATATATATTAATACTAGAGGGAAAGCTTCTTTAAATTTCCTTAAGAAATCTTTTGCAATATATACTAATAATGATTTTACTAATTACTTATCAAAAATATACAAAATAAAATCAAAAGAAAATATATATTCTTTATATGCAAGCGATCCAGATCCTTCTTTAATAAGAGACCAAGTAAGTCAAGAAATTTTTTATGAAAAATTAGGTCACAATTTAAAAACCCAAAAAGTAGATGGAAAACATATTGATCTTTTTATTAATAATAAATATTGGGGAGTTTACTATATTTCAACAATTATTAACACAAGTGTGTTAAAAGATGATAAGTTATCTGATCTTTTAGAACAAACATGGCAAAAAAAAGGATTCGATAATTTACTTTACACTGTTGCAAATGATCAATCAAAAATTCTTAAAGATCCTAGTAATTTCAAATTCAGCAAAGATCCAACTACTGAAAGTGAGAAACTAAGTATTGATTTATCAAAATGTGATAATATTCTTGAAAAGACTTTTGAACCTAACTACGCAAATAGCTTTTTAACTACAATTCTTGCGATTAAAGGAAGTGATAATATAGTTAACAATAGTTTTGTTGCTTTTAACAAAGGAAATATCAATGACTTTGTAAATTCTAACTACACTAATGGTAACGTACTCCACTATTTACTATGGGATGCCGATCAGTCTTTTGGTACATATCAAAAGAAAATAAATTATAACAGATATAATGTTGTTTTTGACCATATTGATTATGTAAAAGACCGTGGCTCTTTAATCACTTGCTATTTACAAGATGTAAATGGCTTTAAAAATAAATATATTCATAAATGGCTTGATGAAAATAACATTTTACCAGGATTCATTAAAAGTTCCCTTGAAAAGAATTTTAAATATTTAGAACAAAATATGGCTTATGATAGAGAATTTATCCGTTGGAAAACTAATAAATCAGTAAGCTCATCAAAACCATTTGATGAAAATGATTTAAATTTAATGCTCAATTGGGTAGATAATAGATTTAAGTACTTAGAAGAAGATTTTCTTAAAATTCCTAGTAGTGCTTATAATAAATATCAAATTAAGAAAATAAATGGTGATCCAGTTGTAATTCACAGAACACAATTCAATTTTAATCATTTTAAACTAGTACCTATTATCGCAAAAAATAGAATGGAAACTCATGAAGAAGCTAGTAAAAGAACGAATGCAATAGCTATAGCGACAGGTGGATTTTTTGAGTATTACTACAAAAATCAGTTTATTCATGACAGAGCAAGTTCATATATCATAAATGGTCCTGAGGGCTGTGATGCTACTGGTAAATATCCAACAATTGATTATAAAGCTAATCCTATTGGTGTATTTAAAGAAAAAAACAAATACCATTCAACTTCTGACGAGTTTCTTCCTGCTTTGGGCTGGAATGATCAGGGTGAGTATGTTATCGGAGATCTTTCTATTGCAGTTACAGTTACTTTTCCTATAGCAGGAAAAACTTTGAATATAAAATATTTGAATATTCCACTGTCAGATAACTCATCCTATATTAACCTTTTTAATAATAGCTTTGGGAAAAATACAAATACACCAGCTGGTACATTTGAAGTAACAATTAATTCAGTAACAAATTTAATTGAGTCAATTTCATCGACTGGAAATGCTATTATTCCTAATAATGGATATGTAATTTCATTTGGAACAAATTCAAATTTAGCTGGATTAAATTTAGCCACACTCAAAGTTGGAGATCACATTAATATAAACTACAACTATACTGAAAGTATATTGGCTACTAATACTACAAAATCTTTTCAAAATATGGATTATATTAGAAGTAAAAACCAAAATTTAGTAATAAATGGTAAAGTTGTTCAAGATGTTGAAGATGCATATAAAAGGACTCAACTCATTCCTCATCAAGCTATTAATAGCAAATGGATGACTAAACGCGATAAATTATTATGGCTAGATCCCAATTTCTTCCCAGGATCTCATCCTAGATCGGCACTTTGCATAAGAAACGACACATGGAATTTGTATGTTGTAGATGGCCGCCAACCTGGTATTTCTGAAGGTATGACTATCCATGAATTAGCTCATCATCTAAAAGATGAAGGATGCGATCAAGTAATCAATTTTGATGGAGGCTCTTCTGCAACTATCAACTTTAGAGGGTTTAAAATGAATATTAATTCAGGTGGACAAGGAAAATGCACCAATATTTCAAGGCCCGTTGCTGATTTTATGATTATTCAACGCAAATAA
- a CDS encoding HDOD domain-containing protein: MKNTNTTFVLPSLSENIVSCLSAIYKNEISYDAITDKISKDLSMFKKVLDVANSQHYSKGVITDDLKQAIIRLGIVNLTVLLTSEYYSKFPKFEDIGFFSLKKFNLHSVCVSKFAFEIGKLLNLSTANDLMLAGAFHDVGLLIRAVMQREIMQDIVNCCIADKINFYTAETKLQVMTHDILGSDLLQNWGFNQNVLNIIRFHHTKEKLRPYRVDFLNKEINILELSDVLAHRFSCGFENYHTELRVHPMLIERLGLSKETVMQLVKKISKTVPLYMI, from the coding sequence ATGAAAAATACCAATACAACATTTGTGCTACCCTCTTTAAGTGAAAATATAGTCAGCTGTCTTTCAGCAATTTACAAAAATGAAATATCTTATGATGCTATTACTGACAAAATATCTAAAGATCTTAGCATGTTTAAAAAAGTGTTAGACGTAGCAAATTCTCAGCACTATAGCAAAGGTGTTATTACTGACGATTTGAAACAAGCTATCATCCGTTTAGGAATAGTTAACTTAACAGTTTTGTTAACATCTGAATACTATAGTAAGTTCCCAAAATTTGAAGATATTGGATTTTTTTCTTTAAAGAAATTTAATCTACATTCTGTTTGTGTCTCAAAATTTGCCTTTGAAATAGGTAAACTTCTTAATTTGAGCACGGCAAATGATCTTATGCTTGCTGGAGCTTTTCATGATGTAGGTTTGTTAATTCGTGCCGTAATGCAACGTGAAATTATGCAAGATATTGTTAATTGTTGCATAGCAGATAAAATAAATTTTTACACAGCAGAAACAAAGTTACAGGTAATGACTCATGATATTTTAGGTTCTGATTTGTTACAAAATTGGGGCTTTAATCAAAATGTATTAAATATCATTCGCTTTCACCATACAAAAGAAAAGTTAAGGCCTTATAGAGTTGATTTTTTAAATAAAGAAATCAATATATTAGAACTTTCGGATGTTTTAGCACATCGTTTTTCATGTGGCTTTGAGAATTATCATACCGAATTAAGGGTACATCCCATGTTAATTGAGAGATTAGGACTTAGTAAAGAAACTGTAATGCAGCTTGTGAAAAAAATATCAAAAACTGTTCCTTTATATATGATTTAA